The nucleotide window ACTTTGTTAAATCATCATTGAACCCCAACTTTTGACAATGATTTGTTTTCATTACAGCTtgcaagaaataattaaaagtctCATCTCTCCGTTGCGTGATAATTTTTCTTCTCGACGACGGATCGTGGTGATTCATCGCCTTCAAATTCACCAATTAAAAGGGTTTTGATCGCAGTGCCAAGAGGGTAAGCttctcgattctttctttcACCATTTAATTTAGGTCAATTCCGTCGGCTCCGTTGATTTGGGGGGATATTAAAATCTTCCCGATCATCCCTTTTTTATGAGTTTCTGGAGAATGGGTATCGCAGATTATGTGTCTAAACGTCTGATTCCTTGCTCAATTTTCTTTTACGCAACAATAAAAAAGTTTGTCTTTTTAATcctcaaaaaaaatttggtgaaAAAGCTCTTTCTTATTACACGGTTTCATGTCATGTAAGAGATTTACTTGTCTCGTTTCGTTAGAAACTAGATTTGcagcttgttttttttttacctctcTTTAATTGCCTCTTTGCGTATATACTTATTTGAGCTTAATTGTCAttgttttttattgttttgcAAGGTCAATGGCGTCTTCTGATGCATGGATGAGAGAGTACAACGAGGCTTTAAAACTCTCTGAGGATATTAACGGCATGATGTCCGAAAGGAACTCTTCTGGTGTAACGGGGCCTGATGCTCAGCGTCGTGCCTCAGCTATACGGAGAAAGATCACCATTTTGGGGACTCGATTAGACAGTCTTCAATCCCTTCTTGTTAAAGTTCCTGGGAAGCAACACGTgtaagcttctttttttttcaatttagaCAACATTTTGGTTTCATTGTTGGGTCTGAACCAATGTGTGATACGCAGGTCAGAGAAGGAGATGAATCGTCGCAAGGATATGGTTGGGAGCTTGAGATCAAAGGCGAATAAGGTGGCGTCTGCTTTGAACATGTCGAACTTTGCGAATAGAGACAGCTTGCTTGGGCCAGAGACAAAGCCTGATGATGCGATGAATAGAGTGTCTGGTATGGATAACCAAGGCATTGTTGGATTCCAACGACAAGTTATGAGAGGTGAGCTGCCTTTTGTTAATGTCACATTTATCCTATAGGACCGTAGTGATGGTATTGACTTATGTATGATTGCTTTCCATGAGAGTAGAACAAGACGAAGGGCTGGAGAAGTTGGAGGAAACAGTCATGAGTACCAAACACATTGCTCTTGCTGTCAATGAGGAGCTCACTCTTCAGACAAGGCTTATCGTATGTATCTGATGTATTTCCTAATGTATTCTCTTTGTTCTAATAAAAATCTGGCTTTCCTCTGCATGCAGGAAGACTTAGACTACCATGTGGATGTTACTGACTCCCGCTTACGGGTAAATATATATTCAGTGATCTCCACTAAGATGTTCCATTGATTAAAAGAGACTTGAAGTTGGTCTGTGGCATTAGATCACAAGTCCATTGTCGGAATTTTAAGACCACACACTGGTCTATTAGGTCCAAGAGCTTGTCTGTATTCGCAATCTTAAAAAACAGCAACGCCCTTTATAGTTTAATGCGGTAACTTTTTGAATTAGATTGGTTCACATCTCCCTTTGGATTTTGATGTGGTGTTTTTGCTTGAATGATGATCGACAGCGAGTGCAGAAGAGCCTAGCGGTGATGAACAAGAATATGAAAGGAGGATGCTCGTGCATGTCAATGCTATTGTCAGTGCTTGGAATCGTTGGTCTTGCTCTCGTCATTTGGCTGCTGGTTAAGTACCTGtaatccccccccccccccccccccccccacccacCCACCAACGCCAATATGATTAATGAATTTGATATAAGCTATGAAAGTGTGTGCCTCTCCTCTATGCGAGAGTGGTTGTTATTATATTGTATGCTTCCTCTTTTTATGCTTTGTTTTTCTCTCATTCATGTGAGACAAAAAGAAGAATATCGCTgcgtgcaaaaaaaaaaaaaaaatccttataATCTGTACTTCATCGTGTAATATGTTCACGAATTATATTATCATTTAACTGTCATTAATCTCTATctatataactttcagttaaaaAACCATATTCACTTGCCCACGCGCCTAGGCTAAGTTTGGGCCGCCAAGTGGGCTACAAGTAGCGCTAGTTTCGTATGATTAAAGGTCCACATAAAAGCCCAAtagcatataaataaataagcaGCATTTTATTAAGATGAAACCCATAACTATTTGTCTATTCACGTATCATTT belongs to Brassica rapa cultivar Chiifu-401-42 chromosome A07, CAAS_Brap_v3.01, whole genome shotgun sequence and includes:
- the LOC103832523 gene encoding syntaxin-52, with translation MASSDAWMREYNEALKLSEDINGMMSERNSSGVTGPDAQRRASAIRRKITILGTRLDSLQSLLVKVPGKQHVSEKEMNRRKDMVGSLRSKANKVASALNMSNFANRDSLLGPETKPDDAMNRVSGMDNQGIVGFQRQVMREQDEGLEKLEETVMSTKHIALAVNEELTLQTRLIEDLDYHVDVTDSRLRRVQKSLAVMNKNMKGGCSCMSMLLSVLGIVGLALVIWLLVKYL